One Festucalex cinctus isolate MCC-2025b chromosome 3, RoL_Fcin_1.0, whole genome shotgun sequence DNA window includes the following coding sequences:
- the cdkn1bb gene encoding cyclin dependent kinase inhibitor 1Bb has protein sequence MSDVRLSNGSPTLERSEPRLSEHPKPSACRILFGSVDHDELRRDLKGHLRELQEAASAKWSFDFASHSPLDNDAGLRWELVDCRDVPDFYTRSPRLERRSSGDNRVDVNGNHRCVVVGEPAEERAGGPTSCPEQCTVLRKRPACHEPSTQNKRSHSSPAEYPNRSRSAEHTPRKSSGSPGRQT, from the exons atgtccgaTGTTCGACTTTCCAACGGCAGCCCGACGTTGGAGCGGAGCGAGCCGCGCTTGTCGGAGCACCCGAAGCCGTCGGCCTGCCGGATCCTCTTCGGCTCGGTGGACCACGACGAACTCCGGCGggatttaaagggacacttgcgGGAGTTGCAGGAGGCCGCCTCCGCCAAGTGGAGCTTCGATTTCGCCTCGCACAGCCCGCTGGATAACGACGCCGGGCTGCGCTGGGAGCTGGTGGACTGTCGCGACGTGCCGGACTTCTACACGCGCTCGCCGCGGCTGGAGCGAAGGTCCTCGGGGGATAACCGTGTGGATGTAAACGGGAACCACCGCTGTGTTGTCGTCGGGGAGCCGGCAGAGGAGCGAGCCGGTGGGCCGACGTCGTGCCCGGAGCAGTGCACCGTGTTGAGGAAGAGACCTGCCTGTCACG AGCCCTCAACACAAAACAAGAGATCGCACAGCAGCCCGGCTGAGTATCCGAACCGGAGCCGCTCCGCCGAACACACGCCCAGAAAAAGCAGCGGAAGCCCGGGAAGGCAAACGTGA